A stretch of the Mustela nigripes isolate SB6536 chromosome X, MUSNIG.SB6536, whole genome shotgun sequence genome encodes the following:
- the ITGB1BP2 gene encoding integrin beta-1-binding protein 2 isoform X1 — protein sequence MALEQKELDQEPGTGLDSSLIRTGSSCQNPGCDAIYQSPESDATPCTYHPGAPRFHEGMKSWSCCGIQTLDFGAFLAQPGCRVGRHDWGKQLPASCRHDWHQTESLVVVTIYGQIPLPAFNWVKASQTELHVHIVFDGNRVFQAQMKLWGVINVEQSSVSLMPSRVEISLVKADPGSWAQLEHPDALAEKAKAGIGLEMDEEESEDSDDDLSWTEEEEEEEAMGE from the exons ATGGCATTGGAACAGAAGGAATTGGATCAAGAACCTGGAACAG GACTTGACAGTAGTCTGATCCGGACTGGTTCCAGCTGCCAGAATCCAGGATGTGATGCT ATTTACCAAAGCCCTGAGAGTGATGCTACTCCATGTACTTACCACCCAGGAGCACCTCGATTCCATGAGGG GATGAAGTCTTGGAGCTGTTGTGGTATCCAGACCCTGGATTTTGGGGCATTCCTGGCACAGCCAGGATGCAGAGTTGGTAGGCATGACTGGGGGAAGCAG CTGCCAGCATCTTGCCGTCATGATTGGCATCAGACAGAGTCCTTAGTAGTGGTGACTATATACGGCCAGATTCCACTTCCTGCGTTCAACTGGGTGAAGGCCAGTCAAACTGAG CTTCATGTCCACATTGTCTTTGATGGTAACCGTGTGTTCCAGGCACAGATGAAGCTCTGGGGG gtCATAAACGTGGAGCAGAGCTCTGTCTCCTTGATGCCATCTCGGGTTGAAATCTCCTTGGTCAAGGCtgacccaggatcctgggcccAGCTGGAGCACCCCGATGCACTAGCTGAGAAGGCTAAGGCAGGGATTGGGTTAGAGATGGATGAGGAAGAATCTGAGGATTcagatgatgatctgagctggacagaggaggaggaagaggaggaagcaatggGGGAATAG
- the ITGB1BP2 gene encoding integrin beta-1-binding protein 2 isoform X2: MSLLCHNKGCGQHFDPNANLPDSCCHHPGVPIFHDALKGWSCCRKRTVDFSEFLNIKGCTVGPHCAEKLPEAPQPEVPATSSSLQEQKPLNTIPKSAETLRRERPKSDFPPKLLPLNISQALEMALEQKELDQEPGTGLDSSLIRTGSSCQNPGCDAIYQSPESDATPCTYHPGAPRFHEGMKSWSCCGIQTLDFGAFLAQPGCRVGRHDWGKQLPASCRHDWHQTESLVVVTIYGQIPLPAFNWVKASQTELHVHIVFDGNRVFQAQMKLWGVINVEQSSVSLMPSRVEISLVKADPGSWAQLEHPDALAEKAKAGIGLEMDEEESEDSDDDLSWTEEEEEEEAMGE, encoded by the exons ATGTCTCTGCTCTGCCATAACAAAGGCTGTGGGCAGCACTTTGACCCCAATGCTAACCTTCCTG ATTCCTGTTGCCATCACCCTGGGGTCCCAATCTTCCACGATGCACTTAAG GGTTGGTCCTGCTGCCGGAAGCGAACTGTAGATTTCTCTGAGTTCTTAAACATCAAG GGCTGTACTGTGGGACCACACTGTGCTGAGAAGCTCCCAGAGGCCCCTCAACCTGAGGTGCCTGCCACAAGCAGTTCACTTCAGGAGCAAAAACCTCTGAATACGATTCCAAAGTCAGCAGAGACTTTGCGTCGGGAGAGGCCCAA GTCAGATTTCCCTCCAAAGCTGCTTCCACTAAATATATCCCAAGCACTGGAAATGGCATTGGAACAGAAGGAATTGGATCAAGAACCTGGAACAG GACTTGACAGTAGTCTGATCCGGACTGGTTCCAGCTGCCAGAATCCAGGATGTGATGCT ATTTACCAAAGCCCTGAGAGTGATGCTACTCCATGTACTTACCACCCAGGAGCACCTCGATTCCATGAGGG GATGAAGTCTTGGAGCTGTTGTGGTATCCAGACCCTGGATTTTGGGGCATTCCTGGCACAGCCAGGATGCAGAGTTGGTAGGCATGACTGGGGGAAGCAG CTGCCAGCATCTTGCCGTCATGATTGGCATCAGACAGAGTCCTTAGTAGTGGTGACTATATACGGCCAGATTCCACTTCCTGCGTTCAACTGGGTGAAGGCCAGTCAAACTGAG CTTCATGTCCACATTGTCTTTGATGGTAACCGTGTGTTCCAGGCACAGATGAAGCTCTGGGGG gtCATAAACGTGGAGCAGAGCTCTGTCTCCTTGATGCCATCTCGGGTTGAAATCTCCTTGGTCAAGGCtgacccaggatcctgggcccAGCTGGAGCACCCCGATGCACTAGCTGAGAAGGCTAAGGCAGGGATTGGGTTAGAGATGGATGAGGAAGAATCTGAGGATTcagatgatgatctgagctggacagaggaggaggaagaggaggaagcaatggGGGAATAG